A section of the Castanea sativa cultivar Marrone di Chiusa Pesio chromosome 12, ASM4071231v1 genome encodes:
- the LOC142618440 gene encoding receptor like protein 22-like, whose protein sequence is MGLSLSFVMFMQFLFLLSLLSLVSAGSFSSTQPLCHDDESFALLQFKESLIINQSTSAYSKISSWMAQSSDCCTWDGIQCDENTGHVISLDLSNSSLYGSIDSNSSLFQLVHLQKLNLSINNFNHSEIPVGVRRLSKLTHLDLYFSGFSGKIPSEILQLSKLVSLNLALNPLKLHKPGLRSIAEKLTNLEELILSEVDISSTIPSILANLSSLTTIFLIDCGLHGPIPTSISSLLNLHILNLYSNNLSGTIEFDLFRKLNNLSYLDLSFNNLSLVIDPSTDSTFQKFKVLGLGSCNLSDFPEFLRNQDQLEVLVLSSNKIHGQIPKWISNLSKDTLVILEMSDNLLTGFDQISDALPWTNLQVLYLSNNKLQGSLPIPPPSIFYYSVFNNMLSGNISQMICKLISLSYLDFSYNNLSGFLPQCLGDLRNLSILNLQNNNFHGRIPQIFMEGCKLRMMSLNQNRFQGALPRSLTSCTMLEILDIGNNYISDIFPSWLGILPELRVLILQSNGFHGSIGKPETNSRFPMLHVIDLSNNYITGKLPYEYFQIWKAMQILDVSGLAYMHTTQVLQRNGWIYSYHYPMILTNRGIKTKYWRIQDFFVAIDLSSNNFEGEIPKVVGNLNALYMLNLSNNVLTGFIPSSLSTLTNLEVLDLSQNMLVGEIPPQLVELTFLSFLNVSYNNLTGPIPQGKQFLTFQNNSFDGNVELCGSPLSKRCASSEDSPTPPSNFEANQGFEFSFEFGWKVVAMGYGCGFIVGVFVGQIIIKRKSSWFIKFFAIGHPTGRRVKRRRH, encoded by the coding sequence ATGGGTTTATCACTTTCTTTCGTGATGTTCATGCAGTTTCTCTTTCTATTGTCTCTGCTTTCTCTTGTTTCTGCTGGCTCTTTTTCTTCTACGCAGCCACTATGTCATGATGATGAGAGCTTTGCCTTGTTGCAATTCAAAGAAAGCCTTATCATCAATCAATCCACTTCCGCTTACTCAAAGATTTCGTCGTGGATGGCACAAAGTAGTGATTGCTGCACGTGGGATGGTATTCAATGTGATGAAAACACGGGTCATGTGATCAGCCTTGACCTCAGTAACAGTTCTCTTTATGGTTCTATCGACTCCAATAGCAGCCTCTTCCAGCTTGTTCACCTTCAAAAGCTTAATCTCTCCATCAACAACTTCAATCACTCTGAAATCCCCGTTGGAGTAAGGCGGCTTTCAAAGCTTACTCACCTTGACCTCTATTTTTCTGGATTTTCAGGTAAGATCCCATCAGAAATTTTACAACTCTCTAAGTTGGTTTCCCTAAACCTCGCTCTGAATCCGTTGAAGCTCCACAAGCCTGGTCTCAGAAGTATAGCTGAGAAGTTAACAAACTTGGAAGAACTAATTCTGAGTGAGGTGGACATATCGTCCACTATACCCAGTATCTTGGCAAACTTATCTTCTTTAACAACTATTTTTCTTATTGATTGTGGTTTGCATGGTCCAATTCCAACATCTATTTCCAGCCTTTTGAAtcttcatattttaaatttgtattcAAATAACTTGAGTGGCACAATAGAATTTGACTTGTTTCGAAAGCTCAATAACCTCTCCTACCTCGATTTATCTTTTAACAATCTTTCATTGGTTATTGATCCTAGTACCGATTCTACCTTTCAAAAATTTAAGGTATTAGGACTGGGGTCCTGTAACTTAAGTGACTTCCCAGAGTTCCTTCGAAACCAAGATCAGTTGGAAGTTTTGGTCCTTTCTAGCAACAAAATTCATGGCCAAATACCGAAATGGATCTCAAACTTGAGTAAAGACACTCTTGTGATTTTAGAGATGTCTGACAACCTACTCACAGGTTTTGATCAAATCTCAGATGCTCTCCCTTGGACCAATCTACAAGTTTTGTACCTTTCAAACAACAAGCTTCAAGGGTCACTGCCAATTCCACCTCCATCCATCTTTTATTATTCTGTCTTTAACAACATGTTGAGTGGAAACATCTCTCAAATGATTTGTAAATTGATTTCTCTTTCTTATCTTGATTTTTCATACAACAACTTGAGTGGCTTCCTTCCCCAATGTTTAGGGGACTTGAGAAACCTTTCTATTCTTAATCTTCAGAACAACAACTTCCATGGCCGCATTCCTCAAATATTCATGGAAGGATGCAAATTAAGGATGATGAGTTTGAATCAAAATCGTTTCCAAGGGGCTTTACCAAGGTCACTGACTAGTTGTACTATGTTGGAAATTCTTGATATTGGAAACAATTATATAAGTGATATTTTCCCCTCTTGGTTAGGCATTCTTCCAGAGTTGAGGGTTCTTATTTTGCAATCGAATGGATTCCATGGTTCTATTGGAAAACCTGAAACAAATTCTAGGTTCCCAATGTTACATGTCATTGACCTCTCTAACAATTATATTACTGGTAAGCTGCCATATGAATATTTCCAAATTTGGAAAGCCATGCAAATCCTTGATGTAAGTGGCCTAGCATATATGCATACAACTCAAGTTCTCCAAAGAAATGGCTGGATTTACTCCTACCATTACCCAATGATATTGACAAACAGAGGCATAAAGACAAAATATTGGAGAATCCAAGATTTCTTTGTGGCCATTGATCTATCAAGCAACAATTTTGAAGGAGAAATTCCAAAAGTTGTGGGAAATCTAAATGCGCTTTACATGCTTAACCTTTCCAACAATGTTCTTACTGGTTTTATTCCATCGTCTTTGTCAACCTTAACAAACCTAGAAGTACTGGATCTTTCTCAAAATATGCTAGTTGGAGAGATTCCTCCACAATTGGTGGAGCtcacctttctttctttcttgaatgTGTCTTATAATAATCTTACTGGACCTATACCACAAGGGAAACAATTTCTCACATTTCAAAACAATTCATTTGATGGAAATGTAGAATTGTGTGGAAGCCCATTGTCCAAAAGATGTGCCAGTTCGGAGGACTCACCAACCCCACCTTCAAATTTTGAAGCAAACCAAGGCTTCGAGTTTTCATTTGAGTTTGGCTGGAAGGTAGTTGCGATGGGATATGGATGTGGATTTATAGTTGGAGTTTTTGTTGGACAAATTATAATCAAAAGGAAGAGCAGTTGGTTTATTAAGTTTTTTGCAATTGGCCATCCAACAGGAAGAAGGGTGAAGCGGAGGAGACATTAA